In the Mycolicibacterium thermoresistibile genome, one interval contains:
- a CDS encoding SDR family NAD(P)-dependent oxidoreductase, with the protein MTDLTRYGPTAVIAGGSEGVGAEFARLLADAGIDLVLIARKPGPLEDTAADCRARGVEVRTISADLTDPAAVHRVLAECAGLEVGLLIYNAGANTCSEEFLDGELADFDKVLRLNIDTMLTLVQHFGRPMRERRSGGILLVGSMAGYLGSARHTVYGGVKAFGRIFAESLWLELRDHGVDVLELVLGVTRTPAMERAGLNFDVPGLRVADPADVAREGLERLPHGPVHVAGGNAEDVARRNDPDRAKVVLGAHRFVQKLIGQA; encoded by the coding sequence GTGACCGATCTGACTCGATACGGGCCCACGGCGGTGATCGCGGGCGGTTCGGAAGGTGTGGGCGCGGAGTTCGCCCGGCTGCTCGCCGACGCCGGCATCGACCTGGTGCTGATCGCCCGCAAACCCGGTCCGCTGGAGGACACCGCCGCCGACTGCCGGGCCCGCGGTGTCGAGGTGCGCACCATCTCGGCGGATCTCACCGACCCGGCCGCGGTGCACCGGGTGCTCGCCGAGTGCGCCGGCCTCGAGGTCGGACTGCTGATCTACAACGCCGGCGCCAACACCTGCAGCGAGGAGTTCCTCGACGGCGAGCTGGCCGACTTCGACAAGGTGCTGCGGCTCAACATCGACACCATGCTCACCCTGGTGCAGCACTTCGGCCGGCCGATGCGGGAGCGGCGCTCCGGCGGCATCCTGCTGGTCGGGTCGATGGCCGGCTACCTCGGCTCGGCCCGGCACACCGTGTACGGCGGGGTCAAGGCGTTCGGCCGGATCTTCGCCGAGAGCCTGTGGCTGGAGCTGCGCGACCACGGTGTGGACGTCCTCGAACTGGTACTCGGGGTCACCCGTACCCCCGCGATGGAGCGGGCCGGGCTGAATTTCGATGTCCCCGGGCTGCGGGTGGCCGATCCCGCCGATGTCGCCCGCGAGGGTCTCGAGCGGCTGCCGCACGGTCCGGTGCACGTCGCCGGCGGGAACGCCGAGGACGTCGCCCGGCGCAACGATCCGGACCGGGCCAAGGTGGTGCTGGGTGCCCACCGGTTCGTGCAGAAGCTGATCGGGCAGGCCTGA
- a CDS encoding LLM class F420-dependent oxidoreductase, which produces MRIGISTPVVMQMPGVASDWERTAGPDELARVAAAADDLGFEFLTCAEHVVVPEADAAVRGATYWDPVATLGFLAAHTTRIRLATSVIVLGYHHPLEVAKRYGTVDRLSGGRVILGVGVGSLKAEFDLLDAAWSDRDARADEAIRALRASLSQSRPHHDGEHYRYSGFIVEPCAVQDRVPIWVGGRTRRSLRRAVTLGDGWMPFGISAAQISEWLGSVELPDGFEVVLATSALDPLGDPDAARRRLDRLRELGATAVTATVSATSAAHYCEQLAALRDLAMGDAL; this is translated from the coding sequence ATGCGCATCGGGATCTCCACCCCGGTGGTGATGCAGATGCCCGGCGTGGCCTCGGACTGGGAGCGCACCGCCGGCCCCGACGAGCTGGCCCGCGTCGCGGCCGCCGCCGACGACCTGGGATTCGAGTTCCTCACCTGCGCAGAGCATGTCGTGGTGCCGGAGGCCGACGCCGCGGTGCGCGGTGCGACGTACTGGGATCCGGTGGCCACGTTGGGTTTCCTGGCCGCCCACACCACAAGGATTCGGCTGGCCACCTCGGTGATCGTGCTCGGCTACCACCATCCACTGGAGGTGGCCAAACGGTACGGCACCGTGGACCGGCTCAGCGGCGGGCGGGTGATCCTCGGCGTCGGTGTCGGATCGCTGAAGGCCGAGTTCGATCTGCTCGACGCCGCGTGGTCGGACCGCGACGCCCGGGCCGACGAGGCGATCCGGGCGTTGCGGGCGTCACTGTCGCAGAGCCGTCCGCACCATGACGGCGAGCACTACCGCTACTCCGGGTTCATCGTCGAACCGTGCGCGGTGCAGGACCGGGTGCCGATCTGGGTGGGCGGCAGGACGCGGCGATCGCTGCGCCGGGCGGTGACGCTGGGTGACGGCTGGATGCCGTTCGGGATCAGCGCCGCCCAGATCTCCGAATGGCTCGGCTCGGTTGAACTTCCGGACGGCTTCGAGGTGGTCCTGGCGACCTCGGCGCTGGATCCGCTGGGTGATCCCGACGCCGCTCGCCGGCGGCTGGACCGGCTGCGGGAACTCGGTGCGACGGCCGTGACCGCGACCGTCTCGGCGACCTCGGCCGCCCACTACTGCGAACAACTCGCCGCACTGCGGGATCTGGCGATGGGAGACGCGCTGTGA
- a CDS encoding nuclear transport factor 2 family protein — MSDRESRDRLAALERRLQRIEDERAIERMIASYGPLVDAGEADAAAELWAVDGGYDVEGWPMHSRAEVAAMVRSDAHQGLIRGGCCHFLGPAVVTVDGDEAVAVCDSMLMVHRDGRFVAARVGANHFQLRRIDGRWQITKRIIRGLDGRSEARELLSDGVAGRTR; from the coding sequence GTGAGTGACCGGGAGAGCCGAGACCGGCTGGCCGCGCTGGAACGGCGGTTGCAGCGGATCGAGGACGAACGCGCGATCGAGCGGATGATCGCGTCCTACGGTCCCCTGGTGGACGCCGGGGAGGCCGACGCCGCTGCGGAACTGTGGGCCGTCGACGGCGGTTACGACGTCGAGGGCTGGCCGATGCACAGCCGTGCCGAGGTGGCCGCGATGGTGCGCTCGGACGCCCATCAGGGTTTGATCCGCGGCGGCTGCTGCCACTTCCTCGGTCCGGCGGTGGTCACCGTCGACGGCGACGAGGCGGTCGCGGTGTGCGACTCGATGCTGATGGTGCACCGCGACGGCCGGTTCGTGGCCGCGCGGGTCGGCGCGAACCATTTCCAGCTGCGCCGCATCGACGGCCGCTGGCAGATCACCAAACGGATCATCCGCGGCCTGGACGGCAGATCCGAGGCGCGCGAACTGCTCTCCGACGGGGTCGCGGGCCGCACCCGCTGA